A genomic stretch from Oreochromis niloticus isolate F11D_XX linkage group LG11, O_niloticus_UMD_NMBU, whole genome shotgun sequence includes:
- the ddc gene encoding aromatic-L-amino-acid decarboxylase, with translation MDAAEFRRRGKEMVDYVADYLENIEKRPVYPDLEPGYLRSLIPNEAPLEPESYEDIIKDVERVIMPGVTHWHSPYFFAYFPAASSYPAMVADMLCGAIGCIGFSWAASPACTELETVMLDWLGKMLQLPECFIAGTHGRGGGVIQGTASEATLMSLLAARCKAVRRVQAINAKKSESEILSKLVAYTSDQAHSSVERAALIGAVMMRKVPTDNHYAVRKEMLKKMVEEDKAAGLIPFYFCATLGTTPSCAFDHLTELGPLCNEENMWMHIDAAYAGSAFVCPEFRPLLNGVEFADSFNFNPHKWLLVNFDCSAMWVKERADIIGAFKMEPLYLKHENQESGLVTDYRHWQIPLGRRFRSLKMWFVFRMYGLKGLQAHIRKQVALAKEFESLVRADKRFEICAEVVLGLVCFRLKGSNELNQELLKRITKSREIHLVPCQLSGRFVLRFAICARSTESHHIQQAWQHITQLTFELLQEASH, from the exons ATGGACGCAGCAGAATTTCGACGCAGAGGCAAAGAGATGGTAGACTATGTGGCCGACTACCTAGAAAACATAGAGAAGCGACCCGTCTACCCAGATTTGGAACCAGGATATCTTCGCTCTTTAATCCCCAATGAGGCACCACTGGAGCCTGAAAGCTACGAGGACATTATAAAAGACGTCGAGAGGGTCATAATGCCAGGG gTCACCCACTGGCACAGCCCGTACTTCTTTGCTTACTTTCCAGCAGCATCCTCTTACCCTGCCATGGTGGCCGACATGCTTTGTGGAGCTATTGGTTGCATTGGATTTTCCTGG GCCGCCAGCCCAGCTTGCACCGAGCTGGAGACAGTGATGTTAGATTGGCTTGGGAAGATGCTTCAGCTGCCTGAGTGTTTTATAGCTGGGACACATGGCCGTGGAGGTGGTGTCATTCAG GGAACTGCCAGTGAGGCCACCCTGATGTCTTTGCTCGCTGCACGCTGTAAAGCAGTCAGACGGGTCCAGGCGATCAATGCCAAAAAATCTGAGTCTGAAATCCTTTCCAAGCTGGTGGCATACACATCTGACCAG GCTCATTCTTCAGTGGAGCGTGCTGCTCTGATTGGAGCAGTCATGATGAGGAAGGTGCCTACAGATAACCATTATGCTGTCAGAAAGGAAATGCTTAAGAAGATGGTGGAGGAGGACAAAGCAGCTGGACTCATCCCTTTCTAT TTCTGTGCAACGCTGGGCACCACTCCCTCCTGTGCTTTTGATCACCTCACTGAGCTGGGGCCCTTAT GTAATGAGGAAAATATGTGGATGCACATTGATGCGGCGTATGCTGGGAGTGCATTCGTCTGCCCAGAATTTAGACCTTTGTTGAACGGTGTTGAG TTTGCAGACTCTTTCAACTTCAACCCACACAAGTGGCTTTTAGTCAACTTTGACTGCTCTGCGATGTG GGTGAAGGAGAGAGCAGACATCATTGGAGCCTTTAAAATGGAACCCCTTTACCTGAAACATGAAAACCAGGAATCAG gacTGGTCACAGATTATCGG CACTGGCAGATCCCACTGGGAAGGAGATTTCGCTCACTGAAGATGTGGTTTGTCTTTCGCATGTATGGGCTCAAAGGTCTGCAAGCTCATATACGCAAG CAAGTGGCCCTGGCCAAGGAGTTTGAGAGTCTGGTGCGAGCAGACAAGAGGTTTGAGATCTGTGCTGAAGTTGTCCTGGGACTGGTCTGCTTCAGGCTCAAG GGCTCCAATGAACTGAACCAAGAGTTGCTGAAAAGGATCACCAAGAGCAGAGAGATCCATCTGGTGCCTTGTCAGCTCTCAGGCCGCTTTGTCCTGCGCTTTGCCATCTGTGCACGCTCTACTGAGTCACATCACATCCAGCAAGCATGGCAGCACATCACGCAACTGACATTTGAGCTTTTGCAGGAGGCCAGTCATTAA